The following are encoded in a window of Elusimicrobiota bacterium genomic DNA:
- the mnmE gene encoding tRNA modification GTPase MnmE — protein MNHSDDTIVAIVTPLGEGGLGVVRLSGSQAFSIGDRLFQSKKKISEAPSHTLHHGWIAGVDEVIASVFRSPHSYTGEDVLEFSCHGSPVILKEVVKLCESSGARMAQPGEFTERAFLNGKMDLAQAEAVAQLIHSVSTKARAVATEQLKGQLSHRIKKIRSPLIDLLAHVEANLDFSEEGLPLIDQHKMKSSLTSVLQDLGDLLSTSVKGRWFREGLRVALAGKPNVGKSSLFNALLAQDRAIVTSVPGTTRDTLEEKMEWEGFPIVLVDTAGLRSTTDEVESLGTARAEQAHAHADILLLVLDASQPLTREDQDLLARLKDRNTVVVLNKADCGLQVQWPEGVVVSAKNGQGLSQLKLAVLHKVQGSSKESESTLVITNLRHAKHLEKAKGHLLQAMKAVDQKESEEAMALDIRAALQELGQITGEEITEDVLSAIFRQFCIGK, from the coding sequence ATGAATCACTCTGACGACACCATTGTCGCCATTGTCACTCCCCTTGGGGAAGGAGGACTGGGTGTTGTCCGGTTGTCCGGTTCTCAAGCCTTTTCCATTGGAGATCGCCTCTTCCAGTCGAAAAAAAAGATTTCTGAAGCCCCTTCCCACACCCTCCATCATGGTTGGATTGCAGGCGTGGATGAAGTGATTGCTTCCGTTTTTCGTTCCCCGCATTCGTACACCGGTGAAGATGTATTGGAATTTTCTTGTCATGGCAGCCCGGTCATCCTAAAAGAGGTGGTCAAACTCTGTGAATCGAGTGGCGCTCGTATGGCTCAACCCGGTGAATTTACGGAACGCGCCTTCTTAAACGGAAAAATGGATTTGGCCCAAGCAGAAGCGGTGGCCCAACTGATCCATTCGGTATCTACCAAAGCCAGGGCTGTCGCCACAGAACAATTGAAAGGCCAGCTTTCCCATCGAATAAAAAAAATTCGGTCCCCGCTTATCGATTTGTTGGCCCACGTGGAGGCCAACCTCGATTTTTCGGAAGAGGGGCTTCCGCTCATTGATCAACACAAAATGAAATCTTCTTTAACGAGCGTCCTGCAAGATTTGGGAGATCTTCTATCGACCAGCGTCAAAGGCCGATGGTTTCGTGAGGGTCTTCGCGTGGCTTTGGCCGGTAAACCCAATGTGGGGAAATCTTCGTTGTTTAACGCCTTGTTGGCCCAAGATCGAGCGATTGTGACCAGCGTCCCAGGGACGACACGAGATACCTTGGAGGAAAAAATGGAATGGGAGGGATTCCCGATTGTGCTCGTTGACACGGCGGGTTTGCGGTCAACCACCGATGAAGTGGAATCTCTTGGAACCGCCCGGGCCGAGCAAGCTCACGCTCACGCCGATATCCTTCTACTGGTTTTGGACGCCAGTCAACCTCTCACGCGGGAGGATCAGGATTTGCTGGCCCGTTTAAAGGATCGCAACACGGTGGTTGTTCTCAACAAAGCCGATTGCGGTCTTCAGGTCCAGTGGCCGGAGGGGGTTGTGGTATCAGCCAAGAACGGTCAAGGGCTATCCCAACTCAAGTTGGCCGTCTTGCACAAAGTGCAAGGTTCTTCTAAAGAATCAGAATCAACCTTGGTCATTACCAACCTTCGGCACGCGAAACATTTGGAAAAAGCCAAAGGGCATCTGTTGCAAGCAATGAAGGCTGTGGATCAAAAAGAATCAGAGGAAGCGATGGCCCTCGATATTCGCGCGGCTCTTCAAGAGTTGGGACAAATCACTGGAGAAGAAATAACCGAGGACGTCCTCAGCGCTATTTTCCGGCAGTTTTGTATTGGGAAATAA
- the yidC gene encoding Membrane protein insertase YidC, whose product MNKNLNLIIAAVFMMGFLMFWETFVMSRYGSRPTKTVASRTAPSTLEPATPPPVMSRPSLSETRTPAIEKETLTILEADKTKVSILSRGARVASWQIHEKNHWTELVVPEKHRQFSPLETFREVNFSAEKISENHAVFIGLLPNGLSLKKEIQLLATPPFHSISLIFSNPTQNSQSLQMFIPLGNGVDKHDVNLAYDEKNQSAVQAETRALGLAARIKSWKPGFVFSRNIDLIDNDTFQWVGLDNHHFLSALIPVEGLITGLKVVADRIHPPLVAVPINIELGAGETRQLRFHYYSGPKSYDDLKKFGKGLDQAVDFGFFGVIAKILLKSLNFFRALTGNYGWAIILLTFCIQLLVFPLTRKNLQHSAKMRELQPHIKKLQEQYKSDPKRLQVETFNFYKKNGMKFMGMEGCFPMLLQIPVFFAFYSTLNVAYELRGAPWIFWIKDLGVYDPYFVLPIIMGAGMFLQQKMTAVVADPAQAKVMMFMPIMFTIMFHKLPAGLVLYWCVNSLTTISLQLLLGVHKSPSPETTA is encoded by the coding sequence ATGAATAAAAATTTAAACCTGATTATAGCTGCCGTGTTTATGATGGGTTTTCTGATGTTTTGGGAAACATTTGTCATGAGTCGTTACGGCTCTCGTCCCACCAAGACGGTTGCGTCCAGGACGGCACCTTCAACACTTGAGCCTGCGACCCCTCCACCGGTTATGAGCCGCCCTTCACTATCTGAGACGAGAACTCCTGCAATTGAGAAAGAAACTCTTACAATTCTTGAAGCCGACAAGACAAAAGTATCGATCCTCAGTCGAGGGGCTCGAGTGGCGAGTTGGCAAATCCATGAAAAAAATCATTGGACAGAACTGGTGGTGCCGGAAAAACATCGGCAATTTTCACCATTGGAAACGTTTCGGGAAGTCAATTTTTCAGCAGAAAAAATCTCTGAGAACCACGCCGTTTTTATAGGCCTGCTGCCGAATGGACTGAGTTTAAAAAAAGAAATTCAACTCTTGGCCACGCCTCCTTTCCACAGTATTTCATTGATTTTTTCAAACCCGACCCAAAACAGCCAATCGCTCCAAATGTTCATTCCTTTGGGGAATGGTGTCGATAAACATGATGTGAACCTCGCCTATGACGAAAAGAATCAAAGTGCGGTTCAAGCCGAGACAAGAGCGTTGGGATTGGCGGCGCGGATTAAGTCTTGGAAGCCAGGATTTGTGTTCTCCAGAAATATCGATTTGATCGACAATGATACGTTCCAATGGGTCGGATTGGATAATCATCATTTTTTATCGGCCTTAATCCCTGTTGAGGGCCTGATAACGGGGCTTAAGGTGGTGGCGGACCGCATCCATCCTCCTTTGGTGGCGGTTCCGATAAATATTGAACTGGGCGCGGGCGAAACCCGACAGTTGCGGTTTCACTATTATTCAGGGCCCAAATCCTATGACGATCTAAAGAAATTTGGAAAAGGGCTCGATCAAGCCGTCGATTTTGGTTTTTTTGGTGTGATCGCAAAAATTCTTCTTAAAAGCCTCAACTTCTTTCGCGCTTTAACAGGGAATTATGGTTGGGCGATAATCTTATTGACCTTTTGTATTCAATTGCTTGTTTTCCCACTCACCCGAAAGAATCTCCAACATTCTGCCAAGATGCGGGAGCTTCAACCGCACATCAAAAAACTTCAAGAGCAATACAAGAGCGACCCCAAACGTTTACAGGTCGAAACCTTTAATTTTTACAAGAAAAACGGAATGAAATTTATGGGCATGGAAGGGTGTTTTCCCATGTTGCTTCAAATTCCGGTTTTTTTCGCGTTTTATTCAACCTTGAATGTCGCCTATGAGTTGCGCGGGGCGCCATGGATTTTCTGGATCAAAGATTTGGGAGTTTACGACCCCTATTTTGTGCTTCCTATTATTATGGGGGCGGGCATGTTCCTTCAACAAAAAATGACCGCGGTTGTGGCCGATCCGGCGCAAGCGAAGGTCATGATGTTTATGCCCATCATGTTTACGATTATGTTTCATAAGTTGCCAGCGGGGCTCGTCCTCTATTGGTGTGTCAACAGTTTAACCACCATTTCTCTGCAACTATTGTTGGGCGTTCATAAAAGTCCTTCACCCGAAACCACCGCTTAG